The following are encoded in a window of Echeneis naucrates chromosome 19, fEcheNa1.1, whole genome shotgun sequence genomic DNA:
- the mrpl43 gene encoding large ribosomal subunit protein mL43 has translation MTARGTPSRFLRSVLQNGVGRYVCQLKRISIIFSKNAQSSLGVREFIEEGVVDYARKNPGTVVYVSPQTCRIPKIVAEYLNGNVREEIITSKTSPQISELLTKLTNQSGLENIRIRKPFHTDSPSIQGQWHPFTNRPLSVGPIRPQKQEAE, from the exons ATGACGGCCCGGGGGACTCCGAGCCGCTTCCTGAGGAGTGTCCTCCAGAACGGGGTCGGCCGGTACGTCTGCCAGCTCAAACGGATCTCCATCATCTTCTCCAAAAACGCACAGAGCTCCCTGGGAGTCAG GGAGTTCATTGAAGAGGGAGTGGTGGATTATGCCCGGAAGAACCCCGGCACTGTTGTTTATGTGTCTCCTCAGACCTGCAGGATACCCAAAATAGTCGCAGAATACT TGAATGGCAACGTAAGGGAAGAAATCATCACAAGCAAAACGTCTCCGCAGATTTCTGAGCTGTTGACcaaactgaccaatcagagtGGCCTAGAAAACATCCGCATTCGGAAGCCCTTCCACACAGACAGCCCCAGTATCCAGGGCCAGTGGCACCCCTTCACCAACCGGCCTCTGTCTGTGGGCCCCATCAGACCgcagaaacaggaagctgaatAA